A part of Desulfobacter sp. genomic DNA contains:
- a CDS encoding YkgJ family cysteine cluster protein → MPNELKTFLTRAQVVDAVAADFGQYGPQPELFRRIAPLVLGTDFKTGAAGGEEQAWVRRGGGYTPVGDTALGFYLIHILETADPDEKMLAWIAELVFEVAAGPGTDGGRTGVWIENQMKGFACKGCGNCCTQLDTVCTAKDVEAWKTLGRHDILEWVREEAGPGGKRAYRIWVDPRTGERADSCPFLGTWPGSASFFCTIQEVKPRVCREYPFTKKHAGQTGCPGFFK, encoded by the coding sequence ATGCCCAATGAATTGAAGACCTTTTTGACCCGGGCACAGGTCGTAGATGCCGTGGCTGCCGATTTCGGGCAGTACGGCCCCCAGCCTGAACTTTTTCGCAGGATCGCCCCGCTGGTACTTGGAACGGATTTTAAAACCGGGGCGGCTGGGGGAGAAGAGCAGGCATGGGTTCGCAGGGGCGGCGGATATACCCCGGTGGGGGATACGGCACTGGGGTTCTACCTGATTCATATCCTTGAAACTGCGGATCCGGATGAAAAGATGCTGGCCTGGATCGCCGAACTGGTGTTTGAAGTGGCGGCCGGGCCGGGGACGGACGGCGGCCGGACCGGGGTGTGGATTGAAAACCAGATGAAAGGGTTTGCCTGCAAGGGCTGCGGCAATTGCTGCACGCAGCTGGACACGGTCTGCACGGCCAAAGATGTTGAAGCATGGAAAACCCTTGGACGGCACGATATCCTCGAATGGGTGAGGGAAGAGGCCGGGCCCGGCGGCAAGAGGGCATACCGGATCTGGGTGGACCCCCGGACCGGGGAAAGAGCAGACTCCTGCCCCTTTCTCGGCACCTGGCCGGGGAGCGCCTCTTTTTTCTGCACCATTCAGGAGGTGAAGCCCAGGGTGTGCAGAGAGTACCCGTTCACAAAGAAACATGCCGGTCAGACCGGCTGTCCCGGATTTTTTAAATAG
- a CDS encoding 4Fe-4S cluster-binding domain-containing protein encodes MIKGLHIILTYTCTFACDHCFLFCSPERAGVFTLKQLDHLIRAAADLGGIRSISFEGGEPFLYYGLLCEGIRQVTKAGFDTAVETNCYWATGVEDAKLWLGPLQEAGLTTIEPGDDSFHHDGAGETPAQVASQAARELGMTANTICIEPPSLARPNDQAKGEPVYAGGPKLRGRAVEKLVKDLPDRPWEGLTECKMENLRNPGRVHIDPFGNVLVCQGLSIGNYLDTSLAEVLNNYDPDNHPVCGPLLKGGPAALAEQYRLPHGGRYVDECHFCTELCTSLADRFPKYLTPRQTYGLQ; translated from the coding sequence ATGATAAAAGGACTCCATATCATCCTAACCTATACCTGCACATTTGCCTGCGACCATTGTTTTCTTTTCTGCAGCCCCGAACGAGCCGGCGTATTTACCTTGAAACAGCTGGACCATCTCATCAGGGCAGCGGCAGATCTGGGCGGCATTCGCTCCATCAGTTTTGAAGGGGGAGAACCCTTTCTCTATTACGGCCTTCTTTGCGAAGGCATCAGGCAGGTCACAAAGGCCGGGTTTGATACGGCGGTGGAAACCAATTGCTATTGGGCAACAGGGGTAGAAGATGCCAAACTATGGCTTGGCCCGCTGCAAGAGGCGGGCTTGACCACGATAGAACCGGGGGACGACAGCTTCCATCACGACGGTGCGGGCGAAACGCCGGCCCAAGTGGCCTCACAAGCCGCCCGTGAACTTGGAATGACCGCCAACACAATATGTATTGAGCCCCCATCATTGGCCCGCCCAAATGACCAGGCCAAAGGGGAACCTGTATATGCCGGGGGGCCGAAGCTCAGGGGGCGGGCAGTGGAAAAACTGGTAAAGGATCTGCCGGACAGGCCATGGGAGGGACTCACGGAATGCAAAATGGAGAATCTCAGAAATCCTGGCCGCGTTCATATTGATCCCTTCGGCAATGTCCTTGTCTGCCAGGGGCTGAGCATTGGCAATTACCTCGACACCTCCCTGGCCGAGGTATTGAACAATTACGATCCCGATAACCACCCGGTATGCGGACCGCTGCTCAAGGGCGGCCCCGCGGCCCTGGCCGAACAATACCGGCTCCCCCATGGCGGCCGGTATGTGGATGAATGCCATTTCTGCACGGAGCTGTGCACATCCCTTGCGGACCGGTTCCCCAAATATCTAACCCCCCGTCAAACCTACGGGCTCCAATGA